gCAACCGAGATTCTGCCGTCGCGGGTGGCGTAGACGCTGTGCTCCTTGGCCAGCGCATCCATCTGCTCGGGCGACAGGCCAGTGTAGGCAAACATGCCAATCTGGCTGGTGATGTGGCTCCAGTCGTGCTTGCTgccgagcttctcgaggTTCTCCTTGAGGAGGGCACgcatggtgatgatgcgaTCGGCcatctccttgacctcgacgAGCCACTGGTCGTAGAGggcgggggtgttgaggatcTCGGCGGCGATGCGGGCACcgtggatgggggggttggagtaCATGGGGCGGACGAGGATCTTAATCTGGGAGTCGAcgcgcttcttctcctcggcgctCTCGCAGACGATGGAGAAGGCACCGATGCGCTCGCCGTAGAGACCCATGTTCTTGGCGAACGACTGGGAGAGAGCAACGTTGTGACCCTGGGCGACAAAGTGGCGGACGGCAAAGGCATCCTTGTGGATGTCACCCGAGGCAAAGCCCTGGTAGGCCATGTCGAAGAAGGAGTAGTGacccttggccttgacggcCGCCTCGATCTCCTTCCACTGCTCGGGGGTAGGGTCGACACCGGTGGGGTTGTGGGCGCAGGcgtggaagaggaagatggagccGTTGGGGGCCTTGTTGATGTCGGCGATCATGCCCTCGAAGTCGAGGCCGATGGTCTCCTTGTTGTAGTAGGCGTACTTCTCCACGGCGAGGCCGGAATCCTTGAAGACGGCGGCGTGGTTGGCCCACGAGGGCTGGGGAATGTAGATGGTCTTTGCGCCGGGGAAGAACCTGGCGAGGAAAGCGCCGCCAATGCGGAGGGCGCCAGTACCGGAGATGGACTGGGTGATGGCGACACGGTCGAGGGCCGGGGAGTCCTTGCCATAGGCGAGAACGGCAGCGGCCTTGGTGAACTCGGGGACACCGGTGATGCCAGCGTACTCCTTGTTGAGGCGCGAGGCAatcaccttctcctcagcctgaCGGACAGAGGGCAGGACATAGGGCTTTCCAGCGTCATCGCGGTAGGCGCCGACACcttgagggggggttgttagtCTCGCGCGCGGGATATTCGCTTTTGGGGACGGGAACGGAACGAACCGAGGTTGATCTTCTTGTCGAAAGTGTCGGCCTTGAAAGCTTCCGTGATACCTGGAGACAAGCAACAGACGTCAGTTTTCGGTCTTGGGTCTGGGACGCCTTGCGCAAAGGCAACTGGGAGGAACAAACACACCAAGAATGGCCTGTGAAGAGTCATCGACGGGTCCTGGTGGTTAGCAAAACGTCATACGACACTGGACACTACCTCATGCGCGCGCGAGGAACCGTCGGGAAGACTGGTGGTAGGGTGACAGGAAACATACATCCTGTTGCAGAAGAACGTTAGCTACTGACCGTTGCGCAAAGGCAACCACGCCGTTGACGCCGTTGGCACGGTTGGACAGATCAACCAAAAACATACTGGGGGACCTTGAGGGACATTGGCCCACGTAGAAGCAGCGCGGAGGGTGAACTGGGCGCGGCCAGCAAGGGCGGCCCGGCGCGAAACCACTCTGAGGGAGGAAAGCATCTTGCGTCtcgtctgtctgtctctctgAGGAGGTGTCAGTGTCGAGGTGAAGGAGATAGAAACAACACAGGAATGACGGTTGGGAAGGTGTGGATTTTACCTCGCCGATCTGGCAGTTCTAGAGTCTACCGAGTTTCTTGGGTAGTGAGCTGTGGTTCGATGCGCCTTCGAAatggggggggtgggggggggttcaAGTGGCttgtgggtgggtggttccccatcacatcacctgttggaggtggggCAGAAAAGTTTTTGACCAATTGTTGTGCTGCAAACCCGAGCAGCATCCCACGAACGGTGCCGCCACGGAGCTGGATTCCGTCCACCCCCGACCTCGGCCGAGCTACCCCGGCCTCAATGTGACTCTTTCTGGCGGCTGAATGCAATCCAGCTGtcatcttttctctttttgctCTCCCTTATGGCCATCAATCAGCGAGGCTGTAGCTGAGAGTCTGGACTTGTTTCGGCGTTTAGGGTTCAACCACAGCTTTTGGGGAAATGGAGGGCAATGAGGGGTagctgttgatgttgctgggcCAACCACTCTAACACCGATTTACTAGGGAGGTAGCTGACATGTGAACACCATGAAGGCCTATGCACTGCTTCAGAGGTTGTGAGATGACAAGTTAATCGATGAGATCAGATGAAGTTGCCTTCCACTTCAGTTCTGTGTAATGGCTGATTCGATGTTTGGAAAATCGTCATCGCGTTTGCCTTCGGTCTCACCTCTCACGgcaaccacatcatcacaatGCAACGCTGGCGTGTGCGAGCCGGAAtaggggctcaggggtaaGGGTCAGCACACACTCCCCTTTACTAATCGGGCTCGATGCATCTACGGGTGCAACCAGCATGGCAATCATGGAAAATTCTTGACGCCAGTTGGTAGCAAACACGGGTGTCGCAGTGTCACTGTCATCCCATCCACGTATCTGCTTAAACATCACCCACCAGTATAAGTTGACCTCTGAGCACGCCATCATCTActatcaccatcatcaaagacaGTTCAAGACTGCTacatcatcgccaccaccaccaccacaatgcATCTCCACCCAACCATCCCGCTTGTCGTCTTCCTGGCTCGGGCCTCGGCCCAGGTTCACAGGATGGAGTTCGccgactcctcctccccctccatgCGCTCGCTGGCCGCCGAGTGCCCTGCAACAGCTGAGATGCCCAAGTGCGCCGTATGTTTTCCCTCTATTATACCCTCGGTTTGACACTAACACGAAAACCAGATCAGCTGCATCGACACGGCCGCGTCCTCCAACGGCTGCCCAACCGCCTCCGACCTCACCTGCCAGTGCAACAACTGGGCCGCCATCCAGCAAGCCGCCGCCCCCTGCGTCATCGCCGCCTGCGCGGCAAAAGCCCCCGATGTCCTCTCCGTCGCGAGCGAGATCTGCTCCCAGTGCGCCGGCGTCCCGGTCGCCCAGACCATGAACGGGGAGGCGAACTTGCAGTGGGCGGCTGCTCAGCCTACGGGGAAGGCGTCGGTTCGTCGTAGTCAGGAGGGCCAGCTTCGCGATTGGGAGGATCtctgggtggatgaggaagggaaggggtgggtgaccttgccgaggagggcTGTCGTTGGTGCCGTGGCCAAGGAGACGGGACGGCCGGTGGTGCCgagggaggttttggagcaAGACGGAGACAGGAAGATGCTGGCCCGGGCTGACCGCAAGCCGTTGGGACCGATCGACGTCAACTCCCTTGACCTTTCAGAAACGGGTCCCGAGCTCCCTGACTTTGGGTCTGGCAAGTCAACGGACCCTAAGGAGCCTGACTTTGGCACTGACGGGGCCCTCTCTTTCCACTCCGAGGGCCCGGAGCTTCCTGACTTCTGGTCGGACGAGTCCCAGGGCCCCGAGCTGCCCGGCTTTGGGTCTGAAAAGTCCAAGGGTCCCGAGC
The window above is part of the Podospora bellae-mahoneyi strain CBS 112042 chromosome 3, whole genome shotgun sequence genome. Proteins encoded here:
- the AAT1 gene encoding aspartate transaminase aat1 (EggNog:ENOG503NU8Q; COG:E), with amino-acid sequence MTLHRPFLVSRKLSRPTLSTRRSTSGVGAYRDDAGKPYVLPSVRQAEEKVIASRLNKEYAGITGVPEFTKAAAVLAYGKDSPALDRVAITQSISGTGALRIGGAFLARFFPGAKTIYIPQPSWANHAAVFKDSGLAVEKYAYYNKETIGLDFEGMIADINKAPNGSIFLFHACAHNPTGVDPTPEQWKEIEAAVKAKGHYSFFDMAYQGFASGDIHKDAFAVRHFVAQGHNVALSQSFAKNMGLYGERIGAFSIVCESAEEKKRVDSQIKILVRPMYSNPPIHGARIAAEILNTPALYDQWLVEVKEMADRIITMRALLKENLEKLGSKHDWSHITSQIGMFAYTGLSPEQMDALAKEHSVYATRDGRISVAGITTGNVGRLAEAIFKVTG
- a CDS encoding hypothetical protein (EggNog:ENOG503PRYK), with translation MHLHPTIPLVVFLARASAQVHRMEFADSSSPSMRSLAAECPATAEMPKCAISCIDTAASSNGCPTASDLTCQCNNWAAIQQAAAPCVIAACAAKAPDVLSVASEICSQCAGVPVAQTMNGEANLQWAAAQPTGKASVRRSQEGQLRDWEDLWVDEEGKGWVTLPRRAVVGAVAKETGRPVVPREVLEQDGDRKMLARADRKPLGPIDVNSLDLSETGPELPDFGSGKSTDPKEPDFGTDGALSFHSEGPELPDFWSDESQGPELPGFGSEKSKGPELADFGGEPTELHPCWPAGYRGSGSLRSCDDLPDHDGDSLGGAEEKDFDRTRSRTWKRKTDLVYEKEEQERLRHLKDMKEQEKQGEQMKWTW